The Streptomyces camelliae genome window below encodes:
- a CDS encoding cytosine permease yields MSKTVETEGALETRGIEQVPDHERTGKTRELFPTWVGANISVLLLTMGASLVVAYHLNIWQALVVAVAAPVVSYGLVGLIGIAGKRGGAPGMALSRAVFGQRGNLLPGSLIWVARWGWETINAVTGAYAMLTILDILFGLKANSVLDMVTLLVFVVATFAISGLGINAVQKCNKYATYLFGVFSVLVLVYLIANTNWSKVLHHGGGSTAAVITGVGMIAAGGVSWIPTAPDFTRYLPRTASSKAIVGTAVGGAGIVVLPMVLMGAVMAVSTPDLASATDPVSFLGEILPTWIAVPYLFIALIGMLLINSMSMYSAGFTAQTLGFKVPRHWAVSVNAVISLVFGGVLMLVATSFMGSFIAFLSLLAVAFSAWVGVFGADMLRRTEYDGEAMADTTRTSAYWYKGGFSPAAVAAWAIGLLSGLMFTTSDWFTGPLAKNNVIGEYGLGWVATIVISGLLYVILPKPAVVQPAPAREQAAEARESATLAV; encoded by the coding sequence TGGGCGCGAGCCTCGTCGTGGCGTACCACCTGAACATCTGGCAGGCGCTGGTCGTCGCGGTGGCGGCGCCGGTCGTGTCGTACGGCCTCGTCGGGCTGATCGGGATCGCGGGCAAGCGCGGCGGCGCGCCCGGCATGGCGCTGTCGCGTGCGGTCTTCGGCCAGCGCGGCAATCTGCTGCCCGGTTCGCTGATCTGGGTCGCGCGCTGGGGCTGGGAGACGATCAACGCGGTGACCGGCGCGTACGCGATGCTCACCATCCTGGACATCCTGTTCGGCCTGAAGGCGAACAGTGTGCTCGACATGGTGACGCTGCTGGTCTTCGTCGTCGCGACGTTCGCGATCTCCGGGCTCGGCATCAACGCCGTGCAGAAGTGCAACAAGTACGCGACGTACCTCTTCGGCGTCTTCTCGGTGCTGGTGCTCGTCTACCTCATCGCGAACACGAACTGGTCGAAGGTGCTGCACCACGGCGGCGGCTCCACGGCCGCGGTGATCACCGGTGTCGGCATGATCGCGGCGGGCGGTGTCAGCTGGATCCCGACGGCGCCGGACTTCACCCGCTACCTGCCGCGCACGGCGTCCTCGAAGGCGATCGTGGGTACGGCGGTGGGCGGCGCCGGCATCGTCGTGCTGCCCATGGTCCTGATGGGCGCGGTGATGGCGGTCTCGACCCCGGACCTGGCCTCGGCCACCGACCCGGTGTCCTTCCTCGGCGAGATCCTGCCGACGTGGATCGCGGTGCCGTACCTGTTCATCGCGCTGATCGGCATGCTGCTGATCAACTCGATGTCGATGTACTCGGCGGGCTTCACCGCGCAGACCCTCGGCTTCAAGGTGCCGCGGCACTGGGCGGTCTCGGTGAACGCCGTGATCTCGCTGGTCTTCGGCGGGGTGCTGATGCTGGTGGCGACGAGCTTCATGGGCTCCTTCATCGCCTTCCTGTCCCTGCTCGCGGTCGCCTTCTCCGCCTGGGTGGGCGTGTTCGGCGCGGACATGCTGCGCCGCACGGAGTACGACGGCGAGGCCATGGCCGACACGACCCGCACCAGCGCCTACTGGTACAAGGGCGGCTTCTCCCCCGCGGCCGTGGCCGCCTGGGCGATCGGCCTGCTGTCGGGCCTGATGTTCACGACCTCGGACTGGTTCACCGGCCCGCTCGCGAAGAACAACGTCATCGGCGAGTACGGCCTCGGCTGGGTCGCCACGATCGTCATCTCGGGCCTGCTGTACGTGATCCTGCCGAAGCCGGCGGTGGTGCAGCCGGCGCCGGCCCGCGAGCAGGCGGCGGAGGCCAGGGAGTCTGCGACTCTGGCCGTCTGA
- a CDS encoding sugar porter family MFS transporter encodes MTSTAQAPQSGARTAHPDHLGHVIFIAAAAAMGGFLFGYDSSVINGAVEAIRSRYDIGSAALAQVIAIALIGCAIGAAYAGRIADRIGRIRVMQIAAVLFTVSAVGSALPFALWDFALWRVVGGFAIGMASVIGPAYIAEVAPPAYRGRLGSFQQAAIVIGIAVSQLVNWGLLNAADGNQRGHLMGLEAWQVMLGVMVVPAVLYGLLSFAIPESPRFLLSVGKRERAKEILAEVEGQDADLDARVAEIEHAMQSEHKSTFKDLLGGGFFFKPIVWIGIGLSVFQQFVGINVAFYYSSTLWQSVGIDPADSFFYSFTTSIINIVGTVIAMIFVDRVGRKPLALIGSVGMVVGLALEAWAFSYHLVDGKLPSTQGWVALIAAHVFVLFFALSWGVVVWVFLGEMFPNKIRAAALGVAASAQWIANWAITASFPSLADWNLSGTYIIYTVFAALSIPFVLKFVKETKGKSLEEMG; translated from the coding sequence GTGACCAGCACAGCGCAGGCACCTCAGTCAGGAGCCAGAACGGCTCATCCCGATCATCTCGGGCACGTCATCTTCATCGCGGCGGCCGCCGCCATGGGCGGTTTCCTCTTCGGCTACGACAGCTCCGTGATCAACGGCGCGGTCGAGGCCATCCGCAGCCGCTACGACATCGGCTCCGCCGCGCTCGCCCAGGTCATCGCGATCGCCCTGATCGGCTGCGCCATCGGTGCCGCCTACGCCGGCCGCATAGCCGACCGGATCGGCCGCATCCGCGTCATGCAGATCGCCGCCGTACTGTTCACGGTGAGCGCCGTCGGCTCGGCGCTGCCCTTCGCCCTGTGGGACTTCGCCCTCTGGCGCGTCGTCGGCGGCTTCGCCATCGGCATGGCCTCCGTCATCGGCCCCGCCTACATCGCCGAGGTCGCCCCGCCCGCCTACCGCGGCCGGCTCGGCTCCTTCCAGCAGGCCGCGATCGTCATCGGCATCGCCGTCTCCCAGCTGGTCAACTGGGGCCTGCTGAACGCCGCCGACGGCAACCAGCGCGGCCACCTGATGGGCCTGGAGGCCTGGCAGGTCATGCTCGGCGTCATGGTCGTCCCGGCCGTCCTCTACGGCCTGCTGTCCTTCGCGATCCCCGAGTCCCCGCGCTTCCTGCTCTCCGTCGGCAAGCGTGAGCGCGCCAAGGAGATCCTGGCCGAGGTCGAGGGCCAGGACGCCGACCTGGACGCCCGCGTCGCCGAGATCGAGCACGCGATGCAGAGCGAGCACAAGTCCACCTTCAAGGACCTGCTCGGCGGCGGCTTCTTCTTCAAGCCGATCGTCTGGATCGGTATCGGTCTGTCGGTCTTCCAGCAGTTCGTCGGCATCAACGTCGCGTTCTACTACTCCTCGACGCTGTGGCAGTCGGTCGGCATCGACCCGGCGGACTCGTTCTTCTACTCCTTCACGACGTCGATCATCAACATCGTCGGCACCGTGATCGCGATGATCTTCGTGGACCGCGTCGGCCGCAAGCCGCTGGCCCTCATCGGCTCCGTCGGCATGGTCGTCGGCCTGGCCCTGGAGGCCTGGGCGTTCAGCTACCACCTGGTCGACGGCAAGCTGCCGAGCACCCAGGGCTGGGTCGCCCTGATCGCCGCCCACGTGTTCGTCCTCTTCTTCGCCCTGTCGTGGGGCGTGGTGGTCTGGGTCTTCCTCGGCGAGATGTTCCCGAACAAGATCCGCGCCGCCGCCCTCGGTGTGGCCGCCTCCGCGCAGTGGATCGCCAACTGGGCCATCACCGCGAGCTTCCCGTCGCTGGCCGACTGGAACCTCTCCGGCACCTACATCATCTACACGGTCTTCGCGGCCCTCTCCATCCCGTTCGTCCTGAAGTTCGTCAAGGAGACGAAGGGCAAGTCGCTGGAGGAGATGGGCTGA
- a CDS encoding LLM class flavin-dependent oxidoreductase codes for MPVTVVRFNLVAPGAAPAALSARYRAAVEMAAYADERGISTVQTEEHHGAANNWLPSPFAFAGAVFGATRNIAVTVSAVIGPLHDPLRLAEEIAVLDLLSGGRLVTVAGIGYRPEEYALFGVDWKRRGRLQDELLQTLLKAWSGEEFTYRGHRVRLTPRPFTDPHPLLLVGGSSRAAARRAARLGLPFFPSAHLPELEAYYKEKLTEYGTEGWSLMPAAETPLLHIAEDPDRAWTVYGEHFLHEARTYASWQSGQIRSAVRSAATTVDELREEGVYRILTPEQCVALGADSLVLHPLAGGMPVAEGWRSLRLFAERVLPVLADRAA; via the coding sequence ATGCCCGTCACGGTCGTCCGCTTCAATCTCGTCGCCCCGGGTGCCGCGCCCGCCGCGCTCTCCGCCCGTTACCGGGCCGCCGTGGAGATGGCCGCGTACGCGGACGAGCGCGGGATCAGCACCGTGCAGACCGAGGAGCATCACGGCGCCGCGAACAACTGGCTGCCGTCGCCGTTCGCCTTCGCGGGCGCGGTGTTCGGGGCGACCCGGAACATCGCGGTGACCGTGTCGGCGGTGATCGGCCCGCTGCACGATCCGCTGCGGCTGGCCGAGGAGATCGCCGTACTGGACCTGCTGAGCGGCGGGCGGCTGGTGACGGTGGCGGGGATCGGCTACCGGCCCGAGGAGTACGCCCTGTTCGGCGTCGACTGGAAGCGCCGGGGCCGGCTCCAGGACGAGCTGCTTCAGACGCTGCTGAAGGCGTGGTCCGGCGAGGAGTTCACCTACCGGGGCCACCGGGTACGGCTCACCCCGCGCCCGTTCACCGATCCGCACCCGCTGCTGCTGGTCGGCGGCTCCTCCAGGGCCGCCGCCCGCCGGGCCGCCCGGCTGGGGCTGCCGTTCTTCCCGAGCGCGCACCTGCCCGAGCTGGAGGCGTACTACAAGGAGAAGCTCACCGAGTACGGCACCGAGGGCTGGTCGCTGATGCCCGCCGCCGAGACGCCGCTCCTGCATATCGCCGAGGACCCGGACCGGGCGTGGACCGTGTACGGCGAGCACTTCCTGCACGAGGCCCGGACCTACGCCTCCTGGCAGTCCGGGCAGATCCGCTCGGCGGTGAGGTCGGCGGCCACGACGGTGGACGAGCTCCGCGAGGAGGGCGTGTACCGGATCCTCACCCCGGAGCAGTGCGTGGCGCTGGGTGCCGACAGTCTCGTGCTCCATCCGCTGGCGGGCGGGATGCCGGTGGCGGAGGGGTGGCGCAGCCTCAGGCTCTTCGCGGAGCGGGTGCTTCCGGTGCTGGCGGATCGAGCCGCGTGA
- the smc gene encoding chromosome segregation protein SMC, which translates to MHLKALTLRGFKSFASATTLRFEPGITCVVGPNGSGKSNVVDALSWVMGEQGAKSLRGGKMEDVIFAGTTGRPPLGRAEVSLTIDNSDGALPIEYAEVTITRIMFRNGGSEYQINGDTCRLLDIQELLSDSGIGREMHVIVGQGQLDSVLHADPMGRRAFIEEAAGVLKHRKRKEKALRKLDAMQANLARVQDLTDELRRQLKPLGRQAAVARRAAVIQADLRDARLRLLADDLVRLREALKTEIADEAALKERKEAAEQELKKAQQREALLEDEVRQLSPRLQRAQQTWYELSQLAERVRGTISLADARVKSATSAPPDERRGRDPEDLEREAARIREQEAELEAALDAAQHALDDTVAHRAELERELAVEERRLRDVARAIADRREGLARLTGQVNAARSRAASAQAEIDRLAAARDEAQERAVTAQEEYEALKAEVDGLDADDAHLTDQHEAAKRQLAEAESALSTAREALTAAERRRAATQARREALALGLRRKDGSGILLGARDRLTGILGPAAELLTVTPGHEIPLAAAFGAAADAIAVSTPAAAAEAIRMLRKQDGGRAALLLAGPTEPTSGDAHRRGAGQYRHAAPPRGATSHDEPADAEPAVTPLPRGRFAAELVRGPADLMPAVHRLLHGIVVVDTLEDAEDLVHAHPDLTAVTAEGDLLGAHFAHGGSAGAPSLLEVQASVDEAAAELEELALRCEELTEAQHAAAERRTEAAALVEELAERRRAADREKSAVAQQLGRLAGQARGAAGEAERSTAAAARAQEALEKAVQEAEELAERLAVAEEMPVEEEPDTSVRDRLAADGANARQTEMEARLQVRTHEERVKGLAGRADSLDRAARAEREARARAEQRRARLRHEAAVAEAVASGARQLLAHIEVSLARAERERSAAEAAKAQREQELTAARTAGRELKSELDKLTDSVHRGEVLGAEKRLRIEQLETKALEELGVEPEGLVSEYGPHQPVPPSLPAEGEQLPDDPDHPRNQPRPFHRAEQERRLKAAERAYQQLGKVNPLALEEFAALEERHKFLSEQLEDLKKTRADLLQVVKEVDERVEQVFTEAYRDTAREFEGVFSRLFPGGDGRLVLTDPDNMLTTGVDVEARPPGKKVKRLSLLSGGERSLTAVALLVSIFKARPSPFYVMDEVEAALDDTNLQRLIRIMQELQEASQLIVITHQKRTMEVADALYGVSMQGDGVSKVISQRLR; encoded by the coding sequence GATCATGTTCCGCAACGGCGGCAGCGAGTACCAGATCAACGGCGACACCTGCCGGCTCCTCGACATCCAGGAACTCCTGTCCGACTCCGGCATCGGCCGCGAGATGCACGTCATCGTCGGCCAGGGCCAGCTCGACTCCGTCCTGCACGCCGACCCCATGGGCCGCCGCGCCTTCATCGAAGAGGCGGCCGGCGTCCTCAAGCACCGCAAGCGCAAGGAAAAGGCCCTGCGCAAGCTGGACGCGATGCAGGCCAACCTCGCGCGCGTGCAGGATCTGACGGACGAGCTGCGTCGCCAGCTCAAGCCCCTGGGCCGCCAGGCGGCGGTCGCCCGGCGGGCCGCGGTCATCCAGGCGGATCTGCGGGACGCCCGCCTGCGCCTGCTGGCCGACGACCTCGTACGCCTCCGCGAGGCCCTGAAGACGGAGATCGCCGACGAGGCGGCCCTGAAGGAACGCAAGGAGGCGGCCGAACAGGAGCTGAAGAAGGCCCAGCAGCGCGAGGCCCTGCTGGAGGACGAGGTACGGCAGCTCTCGCCCCGCCTCCAGCGCGCCCAGCAGACCTGGTACGAACTGTCCCAGCTGGCCGAACGCGTCCGCGGCACGATCTCGCTGGCCGACGCGCGCGTGAAGAGCGCGACGTCCGCGCCCCCCGACGAGCGCCGCGGCCGCGACCCCGAGGACCTGGAGCGCGAGGCCGCCCGCATCCGGGAGCAGGAGGCCGAGCTGGAGGCCGCCCTGGACGCGGCCCAGCACGCCCTGGACGACACGGTCGCCCACCGGGCCGAGCTGGAACGGGAACTGGCCGTCGAGGAACGCCGGCTGAGGGACGTGGCCCGCGCCATCGCCGACCGCCGAGAGGGCCTGGCCCGGCTGACCGGCCAGGTCAACGCGGCCCGCTCCCGCGCCGCCTCGGCCCAGGCCGAGATCGACCGGCTGGCCGCGGCCCGCGACGAGGCCCAGGAACGCGCGGTCACCGCCCAGGAGGAGTACGAGGCCCTCAAGGCCGAGGTGGACGGCCTCGACGCCGACGACGCGCACCTGACCGACCAGCACGAGGCGGCCAAGCGGCAACTGGCGGAGGCGGAGTCCGCCCTGAGTACGGCCCGCGAGGCACTCACCGCCGCCGAACGCCGCCGAGCCGCGACCCAGGCCCGCCGGGAGGCCCTGGCCTTGGGGCTGAGGCGCAAGGACGGTAGCGGGATACTGCTGGGGGCACGGGACCGGCTCACCGGGATTCTGGGCCCGGCGGCGGAGCTGCTGACGGTCACCCCGGGCCACGAGATCCCGCTGGCCGCAGCTTTCGGCGCGGCGGCGGACGCGATCGCCGTATCGACCCCTGCGGCGGCGGCCGAGGCGATCCGCATGCTGCGCAAGCAGGACGGCGGCCGGGCAGCACTGTTGCTGGCGGGGCCGACGGAGCCAACCTCGGGGGACGCGCACCGAAGGGGCGCGGGGCAGTATCGACATGCGGCTCCGCCGCGTGGCGCGACAAGCCACGATGAACCCGCAGACGCCGAACCTGCCGTCACCCCCCTTCCCCGGGGGCGCTTCGCTGCGGAGCTGGTCCGCGGCCCCGCCGACCTCATGCCCGCCGTCCACCGCCTCCTCCACGGCATCGTCGTGGTGGACACCCTGGAGGACGCGGAAGACCTGGTCCACGCCCACCCCGACCTGACAGCCGTCACCGCCGAAGGCGACCTGCTGGGCGCCCACTTCGCCCACGGCGGCTCCGCGGGCGCACCGAGCCTGCTGGAGGTGCAGGCCTCGGTCGACGAAGCCGCGGCCGAGCTGGAAGAGCTGGCGCTGCGCTGCGAGGAACTCACCGAGGCACAGCATGCGGCAGCCGAACGCCGTACCGAGGCCGCCGCCCTTGTGGAAGAACTGGCGGAGCGGCGCCGGGCCGCCGACCGGGAGAAGTCGGCCGTCGCCCAGCAGCTCGGCCGGCTCGCCGGACAGGCGCGCGGCGCCGCCGGGGAGGCCGAGCGCTCCACCGCGGCCGCCGCCCGCGCGCAGGAGGCGCTGGAGAAGGCCGTACAGGAGGCGGAGGAGCTGGCCGAACGGCTGGCTGTCGCCGAGGAGATGCCGGTCGAGGAGGAGCCGGACACCTCCGTGCGCGACCGGCTTGCCGCCGACGGGGCCAACGCGCGGCAGACCGAGATGGAGGCCCGGCTCCAGGTCCGTACCCACGAGGAGCGGGTCAAGGGGCTGGCCGGGCGGGCCGACTCGCTCGACCGGGCCGCCCGCGCCGAACGCGAGGCACGCGCGCGTGCCGAGCAGCGCCGGGCCCGGCTGCGCCACGAGGCGGCCGTCGCCGAGGCCGTCGCCTCCGGCGCCCGGCAGCTGCTCGCGCACATCGAGGTGTCCCTCGCCCGCGCCGAGCGGGAACGCTCCGCCGCCGAGGCCGCGAAGGCACAGCGGGAACAGGAGCTGACCGCCGCCCGCACCGCCGGCCGCGAACTGAAGTCGGAACTCGACAAGCTGACCGACTCCGTCCACCGCGGCGAGGTGCTCGGCGCCGAGAAGCGGCTGCGGATAGAGCAGCTGGAGACCAAGGCGCTGGAGGAGCTGGGCGTCGAACCGGAAGGACTGGTGTCGGAGTACGGACCGCACCAGCCCGTGCCGCCCTCGCTCCCCGCCGAGGGCGAGCAGCTGCCGGACGACCCCGACCATCCCCGTAACCAGCCGCGCCCCTTCCACCGGGCCGAACAGGAGCGGCGGCTCAAGGCGGCCGAGCGGGCGTACCAGCAGCTCGGCAAGGTCAACCCGCTGGCGCTGGAGGAGTTCGCGGCGCTGGAGGAGCGGCACAAGTTCCTGAGCGAACAGCTGGAGGACCTGAAGAAGACCCGCGCCGACCTGCTTCAGGTGGTGAAGGAGGTCGACGAGCGCGTCGAGCAGGTCTTCACCGAGGCGTACCGGGACACCGCCCGCGAGTTCGAGGGCGTCTTCAGCCGGCTCTTCCCGGGCGGTGACGGACGGCTGGTCCTGACCGATCCCGACAACATGCTCACCACCGGCGTGGACGTCGAGGCGCGCCCGCCGGGCAAGAAGGTCAAGCGGCTCTCCCTGCTGTCCGGCGGCGAACGCTCGCTGACGGCCGTCGCGCTGCTGGTGTCGATCTTCAAGGCCCGGCCCAGCCCGTTCTACGTCATGGACGAGGTCGAGGCCGCGCTGGACGACACCAACCTCCAGCGGCTGATCCGGATCATGCAGGAGCTGCAGGAGGCCTCGCAGCTGATCGTGATCACGCACCAGAAGCGCACGATGGAGGTCGCCGACGCGCTTTACGGCGTGTCCATGCAGGGCGACGGCGTGTCGAAGGTGATCTCCCAGCGCCTACGTTGA